Genomic window (Sphaeramia orbicularis chromosome 7, fSphaOr1.1, whole genome shotgun sequence):
GTAATATTGTGTTTAGGAGAAAGTATTAACAGGAAGACTTCTCCATGAGGAGTAGTGTTGAGGCTGGTACACTTTTTGTCCCTTAAGCAACATCAGTTTCCAACTGATGTTGCTAAATGTTAGCAGGTTATAATTTCTTTATAATTAAGGCAAAATTGTTTGCTTAAGTGTGTTTTGCTTTTGCATCTGTAAACAAAATACAATTTCTGTAAGAGGTCTCTTAAGTGTGTGACCATGGCAATGCTTCTGTTCTTCATTAAACACATAATAATACATGGAATTCACAAGATCACCCTTAGCTACACACCAACACAAACATCCAAAATAAGTGCATTGTAGAAGTGAGTAATGATATCAGAATATAAAGCCTGGTACACTCCACATGACAGAAAACAGTGATTACAAATCACTTGCAAAAACATCCACAATGATAAGATACTATGCTTTATCACTGGAGTGATCACAATGTTGCTGAAAGGATGGGAGAGATAAAGAACAACATGGCAGATCATCTGTATTGTGCAATATAACAAGATACTctcaacagttcctgaaaataTAGGTTTTTACTCACTTTATTTTTGCATGGTCATCCTTACAAATGCCTCTTCTTTCCTTGATGAAAATATACATCAGTCTACAAACTCACACAGTGTTAACTAAAAATCCACATCTACAACAGAAACTAAATGTGGATTTTTAACCAATTGGCTTAATTTGGAATCATGAAAAAGGCACTTCCATGGATAACAGTTTAGGAGAAACATCTGTGGCATAAATCACAAAcgacacaaaaccaaaaatagtCCAATGATTAACAGGGCACTGGGTTCCTGCAACATGACAGACAAGGAAACAACTCCACTCAGAAAGATGATTGATGGCATCAGATTGACGTTTACGTCATGCTCAGACAATGTACTTGGTAGATTCTCTAATAATGTGTCAGGGGATATCTGGGGAGCATCTTGCCTCTCCTCCCTGGCCGAGGCAGAATGAAGAGCCAAGTTTTCCTTCACCTCACTGACACCTGTACTCAGTGAGTCATTCTCTGCAGGTTCAAGTGACGGGGGAGCTTCACCTTCTGCTCCCTGACTCTCTGCCACAGGAGACAAGAGCACAGGCACGCTGCCTTCATAATGTGCTGCAGACCTGGTGGAACCTTCTGATAATCCTGCAACAAGTTCACTCAATCCCACTGCAACCTCTGGCTCAGAGCTCTGAGTCACACTGAGAGCAGAGACACATTCAGCAGGCAGTTCAAGGCAAGGACGGCCGGCCGGGCTCTGGGTTGATCCGTATTCTCCTGTTGGCCACAGATTCGTCTCTGTGGTGGGACAGCGCTTGCGTGGAGTCTCCAAAGAAGAGATCTCCTCTTCGCCAGCCGGGGAGCTGTCTGATCTCAGCCTTGACTCTGGTGATATAGAGGGAACTGTGGCAGGCAGCAGTGCAAAGGGACTGCTGTCTTTGGGCTGCTCTGAGGTTTGGCTACCTAACACACAACGGACTCCGGGTGAAGGCTCTGACTTATTTGATTGGACTGATTCGTTGGTACAGAGTACAGAGGGTAAAGTAGTTTGAAGTGGGGTTGAGGAAGACATAGAAGGAAATAGTGCAGATACGGTATGAGCGGACTGTGTGCCATCAACAGATGGAAGCTCTTGGTTGGGTGGGACAGAGAGACCAGATGGGTGAACCGCAATCTGTTAAAGTAAAACAGTGAGAGAACAGTGACAGCAAGGAGAGCATAAAGACAAAGGGGAGAGATCTGTATTCCACATTAACAGTGcacacagagaaaagaaaagcatTTTACAGCATACTAATGCTTTTCTGCAAAATGGATCCCATGCTGACTATGTAATTGTGAGTGAATGCAAAGAGAAACAGTATGATGGGGATAATTGGACGGTTTTCAACACTACTGGCGAAACTGTACATTTGAAAGCTGTGACTGGATCTGTCATGAGTACAGAAGAGATTTAATTATATACCGTCCTTTTACTGGAGTCTGTACCTCACAAGGGCATTAAAGGGAGAAGGAAATGAGATCTATGCAAACTTTCATCATTAATTTATTCTGAAattcaatataaaacaaaaatgcagCTCCTCTGGCATTCAGTGTTTCCACATTGAGAACTACAGTATGTGATTTTTGCCTTAAAACATCAGAAACTGTGACTGGTGCCTTATTGAAAGAACTTCATATtgatttttatgtaattatattCTGAATAAGGTAAATAATTATTAACTCAGAGCATATACCAGATAAATTCATGACAAccaaaagacagaaaacaacatCCAGAAGAACCAGAGCTTAAGCAAGACACAGATAACAGATGTTCTAAGACAGAGCATGTAGGTGTTAGGCAAAGCACAAGATAAAAAGAAAGACATATTTATGTGCATATGCTGTGATTTAAACATTTATGCTAACTTCATGTTTTATTCAGCTGTGATCTATTGTCCCTTTTGAGTCCAAAATGTAACCTGATGCACAATACATTTCAAAATAAATCATGTCTTCCTCTATAATTTTGTGTGCTGCAGTTGTTTCCATTGGAATTGCTGCATTTATTTACATCAAATAATTCCAAAGAAGTCTACTTTTAGTTCAAGAGAGCACTTTGTGTCAGTCTAAAGGGAGAAAAACCAATATGAAACAACCTTGACGCACTACAAAATAAGTAAAAGTTTTGCAAAGAAGTAAAAGCTCAGCAAGTGAGAGGTGGAAATGGTAGACGCCAGCAATTACATAgacattatttccttgaaaattaTAGTTCCAAATTTGAACTTGAAATTGTCAGGAGTGATGAAGATTATAGGGTTTGTGTGAAAAAACTAATACAGAAGTGTTTTATTGGATTTTTCAATGGTGTGAGAGTGAAGatgtgggataaaaaaaaacaattgaaaaaTGCTGTTTAGACACAGGCTAAAAAGTTCACCTGACATTTAATTTTTCTACCACAAGGAGACAGCATTAGTATGAATACTGATGGACAAACAAATGTGCAGTAAAGATGATCAGATCTGTAAGTCAGTATCAGTACCATACTAACACAGATCGCATGTTTTTCTGTGGAATAATATtactgattgactgactgactctGGGCTGTCTGGGGCAGTTTAATCAACGCTATGCACAAAAACTGCAACTTCCTACTGAAATACAAATTTCTTCCTGTCTGATATGCTTTATGTATGGAACGTTTCCAAAACCAACCTTTGCTTGCCAAAATGCAAATGCAACCCTCTTGTAATCTTAAGTAGCTCTCTCTTCTGCCATtttactgtaaagaaaaaaatattcagaaagTTGCTTACATTGTGTTTAGCATTAGTGTGAAACTAAGTGTTGAGGCATGGCAAGTTTATATCTTAAATAGCAGCGGGGTCACAGAGGTTAAACTGTATTCCATAAAAAAAGTCTGTCTTTGTGTGACAAATATGTTTCTTTTTGGAACAAATCATTCAATATGAAAACCTAGACAACAGCACATTGACAGTAGTCTTCAGTACCATGATCACAAACACTTTAAACATACAAGGGATTAGACATGATTATACAGGGTGTGAATAATGAGTAGTGATTGGACCGACTTAAAACTATGAAGAGACCATGAATTCAAATCAAATGAAAATCAAATTACCCCTGTCCTGTTCTCGCATCAGGTAATATCCATACaattataaaataattaaatccaaccaATAGGGGGAAGTGATCTGAGgttcaaaaccctcttagatcaaaactgtcaagcatcTCGTGGCCCCAGTACACTTATATTGGAGGCAAAATTGCTGAACAGGACAggggtataaataaataaataaataaataatcaaaagtTGCAAAGACATGAACAGCATGCATAGTGATACAAATGCAATAATACATACTCGTGCTACAGCGGTGAAAAAGCGAAACATTACCTAAGTTGTTGCTGAAGCTTCAATGAGCTGTG
Coding sequences:
- the LOC115421873 gene encoding uncharacterized protein LOC115421873 isoform X2; this translates as MNYVVTLLLSYEEDSPATNIDISELRGILKPPRPYRMDFNSDLEDERDKKDEAGTSQAGLVRPTAICPLLIQPDIDVEIAVHPSGLSVPPNQELPSVDGTQSAHTVSALFPSMSSSTPLQTTLPSVLCTNESVQSNKSEPSPGVRCVLGSQTSEQPKDSSPFALLPATVPSISPESRLRSDSSPAGEEEISSLETPRKRCPTTETNLWPTGEYGSTQSPAGRPCLELPAECVSALSVTQSSEPEVAVGLSELVAGLSEGSTRSAAHYEGSVPVLLSPVAESQGAEGEAPPSLEPAENDSLSTGVSEVKENLALHSASAREERQDAPQISPDTLLENLPSTLSEHDVNVNLMPSIIFLSGVVSLSVMLQEPSALLIIGLFLVLCRL
- the LOC115421873 gene encoding uncharacterized protein LOC115421873 isoform X1 — encoded protein: MNYVVTLLLSYEEDSPATNIDISELRGILKPPRPYRMDFNSDLEDERDKKADEAGTSQAGLVRPTAICPLLIQPDIDVEIAVHPSGLSVPPNQELPSVDGTQSAHTVSALFPSMSSSTPLQTTLPSVLCTNESVQSNKSEPSPGVRCVLGSQTSEQPKDSSPFALLPATVPSISPESRLRSDSSPAGEEEISSLETPRKRCPTTETNLWPTGEYGSTQSPAGRPCLELPAECVSALSVTQSSEPEVAVGLSELVAGLSEGSTRSAAHYEGSVPVLLSPVAESQGAEGEAPPSLEPAENDSLSTGVSEVKENLALHSASAREERQDAPQISPDTLLENLPSTLSEHDVNVNLMPSIIFLSGVVSLSVMLQEPSALLIIGLFLVLCRL
- the LOC115421873 gene encoding uncharacterized protein LOC115421873 isoform X3 translates to MFRFFTAVARIAVHPSGLSVPPNQELPSVDGTQSAHTVSALFPSMSSSTPLQTTLPSVLCTNESVQSNKSEPSPGVRCVLGSQTSEQPKDSSPFALLPATVPSISPESRLRSDSSPAGEEEISSLETPRKRCPTTETNLWPTGEYGSTQSPAGRPCLELPAECVSALSVTQSSEPEVAVGLSELVAGLSEGSTRSAAHYEGSVPVLLSPVAESQGAEGEAPPSLEPAENDSLSTGVSEVKENLALHSASAREERQDAPQISPDTLLENLPSTLSEHDVNVNLMPSIIFLSGVVSLSVMLQEPSALLIIGLFLVLCRL